The DNA window GGATCCCAACTATCTGCGCACTATTGTGCATGACGAACTGATGCCCTATGTACAGGTGAAATATGCAGGCGCACTGGTGCTGGGCCGTTATTACAAAGACGCGACCCCGGCGCAGCGTGAAGCCTACTTCACCGCGTTCCAGTCTTATCTGGAACAGGCGTACGGCCAGGCGCTGGCGCTGTATCATGGGCAAACGTATCAGATTGCGCCGGAACAACCGTTGGGCGATGCCAGCATTATCGCTATCCGCGTTACCATCATTGATAACGGCGGCCGTCCGCCGGTGCGTCTGGACTTCCAGTGGCGCAAAAATACCCGCACGGGCTACTGGCAGGCTTATGACATGATTGCCGAAGGCGTCAGCATGATCACCACCAAACAGAACGAATGGGCTTCCACCCTGCGCACCGCCGGTGTGGACGGGCTAACGAAGCAATTGCAGGCCGCGGCACAGCAGCCGATTACGCTGGATCAGAAGAAGTAATGGCGGACGCACTGCGTTTTGAGGAACAGCAGGATCGGCTGGTGCTAAGCGGCCACCTGGATCGCGATACCCTGCTGCCGCTGTGGCAGCAGCGCGATAAGTTGCTGGCCGGCAAAACGGCCATCGACGTGGCGCAGCTGCAGCGCGTTGATTCCTCCGGCCTGGCGCTGTTGCTGCACCTGCGCGAACAGCAGCGGCAGCGCGGCATAGATCTGCGTATCGACGGGGTCACCGATAAGCTCAACACCCTGATTACGCTCTATAATCTGCGCGATATCATGCCGGTGGGCGCCGCGCAAGAAGCGTAACGCCCCATCGCCTGGCAATCTCATGCCGGTCAGCTATGCATGACCGGCATTTTTTTATCGCTTGTTCCGCTCCCGCCCTGTGGCAAATAAAAACCCAGGTGCCTGCCTTTGTGCGTTTTTCTTTGGTTTAAGAACGCGCCGTATTCCACTAAGATGTCAGGCTGTTTATGATCCTTTTGCAGCAGAACTGGATACTATGGAAAATAATGAAATTAAAGACGTGCTGATGAACGCGTTGGCACTGGATGAAGTACACGTTTCGGGTGACGGCAGTCACTTTCAGGTGATCGTTGTGGGTGAAATGTTTGCCGCGATGAGCCGTGTAAAAAAACAGCAGACGGTCTATGCGCCGCTGATGGAGTATATTGCAGATAACCGCATCCATGCCTTGTCGATCAAGGCCTTTACGCCGGAAGAGTGGCAGCGGGATCGCAAACTCAATGGATTTTAAGGCGGCTCGCCCCTTCGGCTAGCGGCTTGTTGAATGAATAACTGAGAGTAGTCAAATGGATAAATTTCGTGTGCAGGGCCGGACCCGCCTGAGTGGGGAAGTGGCTATTTCCGGGGCGAAAAATGCCGCCCTGCCAATTCTGTTTGCCGCCTTGCTGGCGGAAGAGCCGGTCGAGCTGCAGAATGTTCCCAAACTGAGGGATATCGACACCACCATTAAGCTACTCAATCAATTGGGTGCCAAAATTGAGCGCAATGGTTCCGTGTATGTGGATGCCAGCGGCGTTGATGAGTATTGTGCGCCGTACGATTTGGTGAAAACCATGCGCGCTTCCATCTGGGCGCTTGGCCCGCTGGTCGCGCGCTTTGGCCGTGGCCAGGTTTCCCTTCCCGGCGGCTGCGCGATTGGCGCCCGCCCGGTCGATCTACACATTACCGGCCTTGAACAACTGGGTGCCGAGATCAAGCTTGAAGAAGGCTACGTCAAGGCCTCTGTCGATGGCCGCCTGAAGGGCGCGCATATCGTCATGGATAAAGTGAGCGTGGGCGCGACGGTGACCATCATGAGCGCAGCAACGCTGGCGACGGGCACCACCATCATCGAAAACGCCGCGCGTGAGCCGGAAATCGTCGATACGGCGAACTTCCTCAACACCCTGGGCGCCAAAATCAGCGGCGCGGGTACCGATAAAATCACCATCGAAGGCGTAGAGCGCCTGGGCGGCGGCGTGTACCGCGTGTTGCCGGACCGTATCGAAACCGGGACCTTCCTGGTGGCCGCCGCGATTTCCGGCGGCAAAGTGATTTGCCGCAACACGCGCCCGGACACGCTGGATGCGGTGCTGGCGAAACTGCGCGAAGCGGGGGCGGATATCGAAGTCGGCGAAGACTGGATCAGCCTGGACATGCATGGAAAACGCCCGAAGGCGGTCAGCGTGCGCACGGCGCCGCATCCCGGCTTCCCGACCGACATGCAGGCGCAGTTCAGCCTGTTGAACCTGGTGGCGGAAGGCACGGGGGTGATCACTGAAACCATCTTTGAAAACCGCTTCATGCACGTGCCAGAGCTGATTCGTATGGGCGCCCGAGCGGAAATCGAAAGCAACACGGTGATTTGCCACGGCGTTGAGCAGCTTTCCGGCGCACAGGTGATGGCGACCGATTTACGCGCTTCCGCCAGCCTGGTGTTGGCCGGCTGTATCGCCGACGGCGTGACGACGGTCGATCGTATTTATCACATCGATCGCGGCTATGAGCGTATTGAAGACAAGCTGCGCGCGCTGGGCGCCAATATCGAGCGTGTGAAAGAAACCGACGAGTAATCGCTGCCCAACGGCGAATTGCAGAACCCCTTCTCGCCAAGCGTGAGAAGGGGTTTTATTTTATGGCGACAAGTGGCCGGTGCCGGTCGTTAGCTGTTGGAATCGCTGTATTCAGGGAACTCGCCCACCACCATTTTCAGCGTCATCGGTTGACCGTTGCGCACCACCACCACCGGGATCTCGGTGCCTGGGCGGATTTCCGCCACCTGGTCCATGGTTTCCAGCACCGACACCGCCGGTTTATTGTCGACCTTGATGATAATGTCTTTGATGCGCAACCCCGCGTTGGCCGCCGGGCCGTCTTGTTCGATTTTGGTGACCATGATGCCGCCCTGCAGGGTTTCGGCACCGTTGATGCCGAAATAGCCGCGGATCACCCGGCCATCGCGGATCAGTTTATCCATGATCTTGGTGGCCAACGCGACCGGGATGGCAAAGCCCAGCCCTTCAGGGGTTTCGCCGTCGGTGACTTTGTCATAGGTGAGGGTATTGATGCCAATCAGTTCGCCCACGGAGTTCACCAGCGCACCGCCGGAGTTGCCGTGGTTAATCGAGGCATCGGTTTGCAGGAAGGTTTGGCGGCCGGTGGTGCTCATACTGATACGCCCGGTGGCGCTAAGGATCCCCTGCGTGATGGTTTGCCCCAGGTTATAGGGGTTGCCGATGGCGAGCACGATGTCGCCAACATGTGCGACGCGCTGGGCATTGATCGGGATGACCGGTAAATTGCCTGGGGCGATTTTCAACACCGCCAGATCGGTCAGGCCATCAGAGCCGACCAGTAAAGCTTCATACTTGCGCCCGTCTTGCAGCACCACGGTGATTTGCTGGGCGTCTTTGATCACAT is part of the Gibbsiella quercinecans genome and encodes:
- the mlaB gene encoding lipid asymmetry maintenance protein MlaB translates to MADALRFEEQQDRLVLSGHLDRDTLLPLWQQRDKLLAGKTAIDVAQLQRVDSSGLALLLHLREQQRQRGIDLRIDGVTDKLNTLITLYNLRDIMPVGAAQEA
- the ibaG gene encoding BolA family iron metabolism protein IbaG, which translates into the protein MENNEIKDVLMNALALDEVHVSGDGSHFQVIVVGEMFAAMSRVKKQQTVYAPLMEYIADNRIHALSIKAFTPEEWQRDRKLNGF
- the mlaC gene encoding phospholipid-binding protein MlaC, encoding MFKRLMMVALLAVVAPLAMAADQTNPYSMMHEAAQKTFDRLKDEQPKIKQDPNYLRTIVHDELMPYVQVKYAGALVLGRYYKDATPAQREAYFTAFQSYLEQAYGQALALYHGQTYQIAPEQPLGDASIIAIRVTIIDNGGRPPVRLDFQWRKNTRTGYWQAYDMIAEGVSMITTKQNEWASTLRTAGVDGLTKQLQAAAQQPITLDQKK
- the murA gene encoding UDP-N-acetylglucosamine 1-carboxyvinyltransferase; this translates as MDKFRVQGRTRLSGEVAISGAKNAALPILFAALLAEEPVELQNVPKLRDIDTTIKLLNQLGAKIERNGSVYVDASGVDEYCAPYDLVKTMRASIWALGPLVARFGRGQVSLPGGCAIGARPVDLHITGLEQLGAEIKLEEGYVKASVDGRLKGAHIVMDKVSVGATVTIMSAATLATGTTIIENAAREPEIVDTANFLNTLGAKISGAGTDKITIEGVERLGGGVYRVLPDRIETGTFLVAAAISGGKVICRNTRPDTLDAVLAKLREAGADIEVGEDWISLDMHGKRPKAVSVRTAPHPGFPTDMQAQFSLLNLVAEGTGVITETIFENRFMHVPELIRMGARAEIESNTVICHGVEQLSGAQVMATDLRASASLVLAGCIADGVTTVDRIYHIDRGYERIEDKLRALGANIERVKETDE
- the degS gene encoding outer membrane-stress sensor serine endopeptidase DegS yields the protein MFANLLRSIVIGLIVAGLLLVALPMLRHTNSLFAEKRENTSSEEPLSFNKAVRRAAPAVVNIYNRNVDGSVNALSLGSGVIMNERGYIITNRHVIKDAQQITVVLQDGRKYEALLVGSDGLTDLAVLKIAPGNLPVIPINAQRVAHVGDIVLAIGNPYNLGQTITQGILSATGRISMSTTGRQTFLQTDASINHGNSGGALVNSVGELIGINTLTYDKVTDGETPEGLGFAIPVALATKIMDKLIRDGRVIRGYFGINGAETLQGGIMVTKIEQDGPAANAGLRIKDIIIKVDNKPAVSVLETMDQVAEIRPGTEIPVVVVRNGQPMTLKMVVGEFPEYSDSNS